A single window of Selenomonas sputigena DNA harbors:
- a CDS encoding M23 family metallopeptidase: MNTKGKKPDKREYTLKVIPHQGETVRSYSFSVRRLKLLACALAALGVVLLAGFGYVSYSLWSEAADAKAETPAETGRQAELKELAKEAQNLQSEMEKLTEREKTLRRLLDEGAADESAKHTGQGGPAVPAEVSQVRRALDAVSRGLPERRESLAKLEARYEKQREEAAARAAEKDKMARTSVPGNVPSGWPTSGDISSPFGWRWNGTDFHPGIDIANDMGTPIVATADGVVTAAGWNGGGYGNMVDIDHGNGILTRYGHASEVLVHEGQHVKRGDVIAYMGSTGFSTGPHVHYEIHVNGETVNPASYL; the protein is encoded by the coding sequence TTGAATACGAAAGGAAAGAAGCCGGACAAGCGTGAGTATACGCTGAAGGTCATCCCGCACCAGGGCGAGACAGTGCGAAGCTACAGCTTCTCGGTTCGGAGGCTGAAGCTTCTGGCGTGCGCTCTGGCAGCTCTTGGTGTGGTTTTACTGGCGGGATTCGGCTATGTATCGTACAGCCTTTGGAGCGAAGCGGCGGACGCGAAGGCGGAGACGCCCGCTGAGACGGGCCGCCAGGCGGAGCTGAAGGAGCTTGCCAAGGAGGCGCAAAATCTGCAGAGCGAGATGGAAAAGCTCACAGAACGCGAGAAGACGCTGCGCCGTCTGCTCGATGAGGGGGCGGCGGACGAGTCTGCTAAGCATACGGGGCAAGGTGGGCCGGCTGTGCCGGCGGAAGTCTCGCAGGTGCGACGTGCACTCGATGCGGTGTCGCGCGGTTTGCCTGAGCGGCGCGAAAGCCTCGCGAAGCTTGAAGCGAGATATGAGAAGCAGCGAGAAGAAGCGGCGGCGCGTGCGGCCGAAAAGGATAAGATGGCGCGGACGAGCGTGCCGGGAAATGTCCCTTCGGGCTGGCCGACATCGGGCGACATATCGTCACCCTTCGGCTGGCGTTGGAACGGCACGGACTTCCATCCAGGCATCGACATCGCCAACGATATGGGGACGCCCATCGTGGCGACGGCGGACGGCGTCGTGACGGCGGCTGGCTGGAATGGAGGCGGCTACGGCAACATGGTCGATATTGACCATGGCAACGGCATCCTCACGCGCTACGGTCATGCGTCCGAAGTCTTGGTGCACGAGGGACAGCATGTGAAGCGCGGTGATGTGATCGCCTATATGGGCAGCACGGGTTTTTCGACGGGGCCGCATGTCCACTATGAGATCCATGTCAATGGCGAGACGGTGAATCCGGCAAGCTATCTATAG
- a CDS encoding Fic family protein: MNKDPFKEYIKESEPAKRDKGYAWHTAIGLQAVDGLKTSEYLVHTAVRNIEGEISFEEANALLQTYYEENPTRDASDRTEEADKVSARIAALLSERAFSFTPNEYISIHRKLFTGIYSHAGRIRDYNITKKEWVLNGATVLYGSATELRATLDYDFSEEKNFSYKNLSMDEIIHHLAFFISRLWQIHVFGEGNTRTTAVFFIKYLRTLGFDVTNDIFAENAWYFRNSLVRANYNDLKNGIHETTEFLEVFLRNLLLNENHPLHNRTLHISGIFKEAEKPDIEIAKPDINDLKPDIEAVFQPKTASHILKLREAFPGQTIFGRSDVMKAIDIKASRASDLLKEMVEHGVIEPVTGHGKGKYHFRQQ, from the coding sequence GTGAACAAAGATCCATTTAAGGAATATATCAAAGAATCCGAGCCTGCAAAGCGGGACAAGGGCTATGCATGGCATACGGCCATAGGTCTTCAGGCAGTTGACGGGCTGAAGACATCAGAATATCTGGTTCATACTGCCGTCCGGAATATCGAGGGCGAGATTTCCTTTGAAGAGGCAAATGCGCTTTTGCAGACCTACTACGAGGAAAATCCCACTCGTGATGCGTCAGATCGTACTGAGGAGGCCGACAAGGTATCCGCACGGATTGCTGCGCTGCTTTCCGAGCGTGCCTTTAGTTTCACGCCGAATGAATACATCTCTATTCACAGAAAGCTGTTTACCGGTATCTATTCCCACGCCGGTCGCATTCGGGATTACAACATCACGAAGAAGGAATGGGTCTTAAATGGCGCGACTGTACTCTACGGCAGCGCCACGGAGCTGCGGGCGACATTGGACTATGATTTTTCGGAGGAGAAGAATTTCTCTTATAAGAACCTCTCGATGGATGAGATCATCCACCATCTTGCGTTTTTTATTTCAAGACTGTGGCAGATCCATGTTTTCGGTGAGGGCAACACCAGAACGACAGCGGTATTCTTTATCAAGTATCTGCGTACATTGGGCTTTGATGTGACAAACGATATTTTTGCTGAGAATGCTTGGTATTTTCGTAATTCGCTGGTCAGGGCAAATTACAATGACCTGAAGAACGGCATTCACGAAACGACGGAATTCCTTGAAGTATTCCTCCGCAATCTCCTGCTGAACGAGAATCATCCGTTGCATAACCGGACATTGCACATTAGCGGCATCTTTAAGGAAGCAGAAAAACCGGACATTGAAATTGCAAAACCGGACATTAACGATCTAAAACCGGACATTGAAGCTGTTTTTCAACCGAAAACTGCAAGCCATATTTTGAAGCTGCGTGAGGCATTTCCGGGACAGACGATCTTTGGGCGGTCAGATGTAATGAAGGCGATTGATATTAAAGCATCCAGAGCCTCTGATCTTCTGAAGGAAATGGTAGAACATGGAGTCATTGAACCGGTGACCGGACACGGAAAAGGCAAGTATCACTTCCGGCAGCAATAG